A single region of the Zygotorulaspora mrakii chromosome 4, complete sequence genome encodes:
- a CDS encoding uncharacterized protein (similar to Saccharomyces cerevisiae YNL050C; ancestral locus Anc_2.261) — protein MTEFKVNCSVSRKDLYEGEVKLERKTGLRDIVPEFELIEVSSAQSPVEVSTQLEQDEFEFPLFSFAHAEVQESNEDEANKANYDESGNKTELQLTKITLRESPCETFKQERPQSYYFARYSKEELTTFEESAIDYDTIFKDAKIGPIVGWERSSRKTVVDITQCNEEIERAILREERQRRARPSKRQRLGKRLGAEREREREAKDKQIKKLLKKKFHKRGGKKNKKSTTSSKMARISPFPK, from the exons ATGACTGAATTCAAAGT CAATTGCAGTGTTTCACGGAAGGATTTATATGAAGGTGAAGTTAAATTAGAGAGAAAGACCGGATTGCGTGATATAGTCCCAGAGTTTGAACTCATTGAGGTAAGTAGTGCGCAATCTCCAGTTGAAGTATCCACCCAATTAGAACaggatgaatttgaatttccaTTGTTTTCCTTTGCCCATGCAGAAGTACAAGAGTCgaatgaagatgaagcaAATAAAGCAAATTACGACGAGTCAGGAAATAAGACTGAATTACAATTAACGAAAATTACCCTTCGAGAATCGCCGTGCGAGACATTTAAGCAGGAGAGGCCACAGAGCTATTATTTTGCCAGGTATAGTAAGGAAGAGTTGACAACCTTTGAAGAAAGTGCTATAGATTACGATACTATATTCAAGGATGCAAAAATTGGGCCCATTGTAGGCTGGGAAAGATCTAGTCGCAAAACCGTTGTTGATATTACCCAATGCAATGAAGAGATCGAAAGAGCTATTCTTCGAGAAGAAAGGCAAAGGAGAGCGAGACCTAGTAAGAGGCAGAGATTGGGAAAACGACTTGGAGCAGAACGTGAAAGAGAGAGGGAAGCAAAAGATAAGCAAATAAAGAAGCTACTCAAGAAGAAGTTTCACAAGCGCGGAGgcaaaaagaacaaaaaatctACAACCTCATCGAAAATGGCTCGCATATCGCCTTTTCCGAAGTAA
- the HPM1 gene encoding protein-histidine N-methyltransferase (similar to Saccharomyces cerevisiae YIL110W; ancestral locus Anc_2.259) encodes MSFSFGFNSNDLSDDELEGESQLSATNSAKYSSVSNNGNPLDEDRLKAADVLQPELVDLSDLLTSLNNVRISFEQFKTPKKHVTLYRRELFDVKHQLMSEVGDSDDPLQNVELDILLGETSEDLRKNVYEGGLKSWECSIDVVETISDEADLVNDFDCVLELGCGTSLPSEYIFQRYLQQSVTHGLRLILSDYNKSVLRLVTIPNLIITWAKTTLSNEQWNLLQQSGNSSDVTIQDDELLLTPTLLDAFYQDIQSRNISLVFISGTWGRFFNKIAESQIVVNTSLLLITSETIYQPENLPVVAETLIEMLLANLHKSKALIAAKDIYFGVGGSIVELEKYLNIAIKNRSIPLSLNTYKIDAGLKRSIVSLE; translated from the coding sequence ATGtccttttcatttggtTTCAATTCAAATGATTTGAGTGACGACGAACTCGAAGGTGAGTCGCAATTGAGTGCTACAAACTCTGCTAAATACAGTAGCGTGAGCAATAATGGCAATCCGTTAGATGAGGATCGTCTTAAAGCTGCAGATGTGCTGCAACCCGAGCTAGTCGATCTAAGTGATCTTCTTACCAGTTTGAACAATGTGAGAATCTCTTTTGAGCAATTCAAAACCCCAAAGAAGCATGTTACTCTCTATCGAAGAGAGCTCTTTGATGTAAAGCATCAACTTATGAGTGAAGTAGGTGACAGCGATGACCCCCTGCAAAATGTTGAATTAGATATCCTGTTGGGGGAAACATCTGAAGATTTGCGCAAAAATGTTTATGAAGGAGGCTTGAAATCGTGGGAATGCTCAATCGATGTAGTAGAGACAATTTCTGATGAAGCAGATCTCGTTAATGATTTTGACTGTGTTTTGGAATTGGGTTGCGGTACATCACTTCCTTCAGAATACATTTTCCAGCGATATTTGCAACAGAGTGTTACTCATGGACTCAGATTAATCTTGTCGGATTACAATAAAAGCGTTTTAAGACTTGTAACAATTCCAAATCTAATAATTACTTGGGCAAAAACAACCTTATCAAATGAACAATGGAATCTACTTCAACAATCAGGGAACAGTTCTGATGTAACTATCCAAGATGATGAATTGTTGTTGACTCCTACATTGTTAGATGCATTTTATCAAGATATTCAATCGAGAAATATATCCCTTGTGTTTATCTCAGGTACTTGGGGAcgttttttcaacaaaattgcCGAATCTCAGATTGTCGTGAATACTTCTTTGCTTTTAATCACATCAGAGACTATTTATCAGCCTGAAAACCTCCCCGTTGTGGCAGAAACGCTCATAGAAATGCTCTTAGCGAATCTTCACAAGTCAAAGGCCCTAATCGCTGCAaaagatatatattttgGCGTTGGAGGTAGTATAGTGGAACTTGAAAAGTATTTGAATATCGCTATTAAAAACAGATCTATCCCGTTGTCTCTAAATACATATAAAATTGACGCAGGTCTTAAAAGATCTATCGTTTCTTTAGAATAA
- the HOS4 gene encoding Hos4p (similar to Saccharomyces cerevisiae HOS4 (YIL112W); ancestral locus Anc_2.257), which translates to MSTVSGSDLPVKKRTLSSYLSNVTSRREELEKLKFQQDVKREDIIQEDVKQEDVKQEDVKQEDVRQENVKQENLKQQQEQDSVETEQTLKQAIRGLEKKELTTEPQTEQQYDHEIDRNRQDIPYNHKEVDTRKSDEKSSAQSSLQEQVLEFKQTALISGSDQFNVQESVPQTERSGSEDRSPEAPVKPLYRNDLHRALRDPENKAYEQELSSEGNNENHIRHNDDEKLETNSDEIDSDAPTEPASPPKPRRRRLIRADRLSSLSPRNNVFDNDSDSELSDIDELKSLQLSSSILHEDSSPTRQARHNYRESQQSSSPRKGSPKKPRAHFAVSKVPKQKRGLYRDAGGRTRLQIACDKGNYDLAKKLIEEENYDVNDQDNAGNTALHEAALNGHLELVKLLKKHGADVNIQSFEMFKDTPLIDASANGHLDVVVYLLDHGADPTISNAKDLTAYESIEEESDLDEQEREIVHGIRNCLRSAARKRNNAELPVGKISENAAPIGERASPTINRQIEEPLGDYEFFWTDITSKAGREKLFKASKDGKLAYVGAYLENGGRVDVKSFFEAVKFGHEDIASLFLAFGAEVNAVLKDGTTALMNSVGRGHVGTVKLLIAAGADPTKKNKKGHTALYYAQNSAMGVLEPEEIEILRETIKKYAYDNEKDGKIRKDAADGISSKKKTIPVRNKEDESDNEIQEATNSSLPQNHEGEMNSDAGGIFNDKDNAVAKPNDKGNDSNDSNYNSPSCDAEHIVNTGRKRKTLSPIPLPTKRQALSPGSMPLTENSDAISTAKILNSDIKVDQASGNVVVRANEETPEEKEQKLKAEEEYIQKRLQNKKKKEQELLRKLAEDEEKREQEKQKQKVEEVRKLERQQKERQMELGKRKQEAELARRKEVRAMYPLGLKLIDFRDNKDYLDYLPLYYIEKRSIRDGSDAEGDVRYVLDLQVCVILKDKTIFSSQSAIKERIEVSPAHNQQLWNVLRFILLCGGYRNSRNDYKYFVDLYGNSLEARIQFETNEYRKFLQLPLHWIRWDDINIDDPLMRERIQREMIELSLIDPSTTGPSPIFSHSSTPASSSEALPQAPETRKLPIKFQHRESTSWLSDPSSARPMW; encoded by the coding sequence ATGTCAACTGTCAGCGGTTCAGATTTGCCtgtcaagaaaagaacgCTTAGCAGCTACTTGTCTAATGTCACATCTAGAAGAGAAGAGCTAGAGAAGTTAAAGTTTCAACAAGATGTCAAACGGGAAGATATCATACAAGAGGATGTCAAACAAGAGGATGTCAAACAAGAGGATGTCAAACAAGAGGATGTCAGACAAGAAAATGtaaaacaagaaaatttaAAACAGCAGCAAGAACAAGACTCTGTAGAAACTGAACAAACGCTAAAGCAGGCAATACGAGGactggaaaagaaagagttGACAACAGAACCACAAACAGAGCAGCAATACGATCATGAAATAGATCGAAATCGTCAAGACATTCCCTATAATCATAAGGAAGTGGATACTCGGAAATCAGACGAAAAGTCGTCAGCACAATCTTCTTTACAAGAACAAGTACTTGAATTCAAACAAACAGCTCTCATTAGTGGAAGTGATCAGTTTAACGTTCAAGAATCAGTACCGCAAACAGAACGTAGCGGGAGTGAAGATAGAAGTCCTGAGGCTCCTGTGAAGCCTCTATACAGGAATGATCTCCATAGGGCTCTCAGAGATCCAGAGAATAAGGCCTACGAGCAGGAGCTATCATCGGAGGGAAACAACGAAAATCATATCCGTcataatgatgatgaaaaactgGAAACAAATAGTGACGAGATAGATAGTGATGCTCCCACAGAACCTGCTTCTCCTCCCAAACCGCGACGTCGTAGGTTAATTAGAGCAGATAGACTTTCTTCCTTGTCACCTCGAAATAATGTGTTTGATAACGATTCTGATTCCGAATTGTCAGATATAGATGAGTTAAAAAGTCTACAATTGTCGAGCAGCATACTACATGAAGATTCCTCGCCGACAAGACAGGCCCGGCATAATTATAGAGAGTCACAACAATCATCATCACCCAGAAAAGGCTCACCAAAGAAACCTAGAGCCCATTTTGCTGTCTCTAAAGTTcccaaacaaaaaagaggGTTGTATAGAGATGCAGGTGGTAGAACAAGATTACAGATAGCATGTGATAAGGGAAACTACGATTTAGCCAAGAAATTAATCGAGGAAGAAAATTACGATGTGAATGATCAGGATAATGCTGGAAACACAGCTTTACATGAAGCTGCTCTGAATGGGCATCTGGAGCTAGTAAAATTATTAAAGAAACATGGAGCCGACGTTAACATTCAGTCCTTCGAGATGTTCAAAGATACTCCTTTAATAGATGCATCAGCAAATGGGCACTTGGATGTAGTTGTATACCTACTGGATCACGGCGCTGATCcaacaatatcaaatgCCAAGGATCTAACAGCATATGAATCTATAGAGGAGGAGTCGGATTTAGATGAACAAGAAAGAGAGATTGTGCATGGTATCAGAAACTGCCTTAGGTCTGCCGCCCgtaaaagaaataatgCTGAATTGCCTGTTGGAAAGATATCAGAAAATGCAGCTCCTATTGGGGAGAGAGCATCACCTACCATCAATAGGCAAATAGAGGAACCATTAGGAGATTATGAATTCTTTTGGACGGATATAACTTCGAAAGCTGGCCGGgaaaaattgttcaagGCATCTAAGGATGGTAAATTAGCGTATGTGGGAGCTTATTTGGAGAACGGTGGTCGCGTCGATGTTaagtcattttttgaagcgGTCAAATTCGGACATGAGGATATTGCTAGTCTGTTTCTGGCATTTGGTGCCGAGGTAAATGCCGTTTTAAAAGATGGGACTACAGCATTGATGAACTCGGTTGGAAGAGGGCATGTAGGGACGGTCAAGCTACTAATAGCTGCCGGTGCTGATCCCACtaagaagaacaagaaagGTCATACAGCTCTCTATTATGCGCAAAACAGCGCAATGGGTGTTCTCGAGCCTGAAGAGATAGAAATATTGAGGGAAACgattaaaaaatatgcgtatgataatgaaaaggatGGTAAGATAAGAAAGGATGCTGCTGATGGCATTAGCTctaaaaagaaaacgatTCCAGTACGAAACAAAGAGGATGAAAGTGATAATGAAATTCAAGAGGCAACAAATTCCAGCCTTCCACAGAATCATGAAGGTGAAATGAACTCTGATGCTGGTGGCATATTTAACGATAAAGACAATGCAGTCGCGAAACCTAATGATAAAGGCAATGATAGTAATGACAGTAATTACAATAGTCCAAGTTGTGATGCAGAACACATAGTAAATACAGGTCGTAAAAGGAAGACGCTATCACCAATACCACTGCCAACCAAGAGACAGGCCCTATCTCCAGGATCCATGCCATTAACGGAAAACTCAGATGCAATATCCACAGCTAAAATTCTCAATTCAGATATCAAGGTAGATCAAGCAAGTGGGAACGTTGTAGTAAGAGCAAATGAGGAGACACCAGAGGAGAAGGagcaaaaattgaaggcAGAAGAAGagtatattcaaaaaagattgcaaaataaaaagaagaaagaacagGAGCTTTTGAGGAAGCTGGCTGAAGACGAggagaaaagagaacaggagaaacagaaacaaaaagtaGAAGAGGTTAGAAAACTAGAAAGACAGCAAAAGGAAAGGCAAATGGAACTAGGGAAACGCAAGCAAGAAGCGGAGCTCGCTAGAAGAAAGGAAGTACGAGCGATGTATCCATTAGGACTCAAGTTGATTGATTTCAGAGACAATAAGGACTATTTGGATTATTTACCACTGtattatattgaaaaaaggagCATACGCGATGGAAGTGACGCAGAAGGCGACGTCAGATATGTTTTGGATTTGCAAGTATGTGTAATCTTGAAGGAcaaaacaatattttcCAGTCAAAGTGCgatcaaagaaagaatagaaGTTTCGCCAGCTCATAACCAACAACTATGGAACGTACTACGCTTCATTCTGCTTTGTGGTGGCTATCGAAATTCGCGTAATGATTACAAATACTTTGTCGACCTGTACGGCAACTCTCTCGAGGCGAGAATACAATTCGAGACCAATGAGTATCGCAAGTTCCTGCAACTTCCGTTGCATTGGATCAGATGGGATGACATTAACATAGATGATCCACTCATGCGAGAGCGAATTCAACGCGAAATGATCGAGTTATCTCTCATAGACCCATCGACGACAGGGCCCTCACCAATATTCAGTCACTCATCGACACCTGCATCTTCATCCGAAGCCCTGCCGCAAGCTCCCGAAACTCGAAAATTGCCAATCAAGTTCCAACACAGGGAATCAACCTCGTGGCTCTCGGATCCTTCGAGCGCCCGACCAATGTGGTGA
- the SEC24 gene encoding COPII subunit SEC24 (similar to Saccharomyces cerevisiae SEC24 (YIL109C) and SFB2 (YNL049C); ancestral locus Anc_2.262) → MSHHKKRVYPQAQYGQTPVQQPMAPLNANGVYPPGGASSGVYPQMQQPGESQQPLQQQFFTPVQQQLNQQIDQTTVALENMQLHNVPVVDPNAAFYQQQQQAQMPMQSQVNMPVQSDGMHARGGKAMNQLYPVDLLTELPPPINDLTLPPPPLMVPPERMIVPSESSNASPDYIRCTLNAVPKTNSLFKKSKLPLALVIRPYQHLQDDINPPPLNEDGLVVRCRRCRSYMNPFVTFIDGGRKWRCNFCRLSNDVPMQFDKTTSGVPSNRYERNEIKHAVMEYLAPKEYTMRQPPPSTYAFILDVSQNAIKTGLLATTTRTLLETLDNLPNHDDRTRISILCVDNSIHYFAIPLDEESDQVTMMDVCDLDEPFFPRPNSMVVPLNACRNNLEKLLNQIPEIFQFNIMSKFALGPALKSAFNLISGIGGKIIVVSSTLPNIGIGKLQKRNENGVVNSSKESAQLLNCQDSFYKTFTIDCSKSQITVDVFLASEDYMDVASLSNLGRYTGGQTHFYPGFSATKLTDVTKFTNEFSKHLCMDISLETVMRARGTTGLRMNAFFGHFFNRSSDLCAFSTMPRDQSYVFEVTMDDSIVGDYCCFQIAVLLSLNTGQRRIRVITVSLPTSESLPEVYASADQLAMTAYYTQKAVEKAGSNLEDARDYLNKTVQDILSVYKKEIVVSNTAGGAPLRLCANLRMFPLLMHSLTKHMAFRPGIVPSDHRAASLNNLESIPLKYLIKNIYAKVYSLHDMPDDVGLFDDNGEIILPKPINASASLFERYGLYLIDNSNELFLWIGGDAVNELVLDVFGIGDIFEVPIGKQELPFVENSEFNERLRNIIAKVREHNDVITYQSLYIVRGASLSEPVNHASAREVATLRLWATSTLVEDKVLNSESYREFLQNTKMKITK, encoded by the coding sequence ATGTCTCATCACAAGAAGCGAGTTTATCCTCAGGCACAGTATGGGCAGACTCCAGTACAGCAGCCAATGGCACCCCTTAACGCGAATGGTGTTTATCCTCCAGGAGGTGCGTCGTCAGGAGTCTATCCTCAAATGCAGCAGCCCGGAGAATCTCAACAGCCTCTACAGCAGCAGTTCTTTACCCCGGTTCAGCAGCAATTGAATCAGCAAATTGACCAGACAACAGTAGCCTTGGAGAACATGCAATTGCACAACGTTCCTGTAGTCGATCCCAATGCGGCGTTTTatcagcagcaacagcaagcGCAGATGCCTATGCAATCACAGGTGAATATGCCAGTACAATCGGATGGTATGCATGCTAGAGGCGGTAAGGCAATGAATCAGTTGTATCCTGTTGACCTCTTGACCGAACTTCCTCCTCCAATTAATGATCTAACTCTTCCTCCTCCACCTTTGATGGTTCCGCCCGAGAGAATGATAGTACCATCGGAATCTTCAAATGCATCTCCAGATTATATCAGATGCACTTTGAATGCAGTTCCAAAAACTAAttctttgttcaaaaagtcAAAGTTGCCACTAGCTCTGGTTATAAGACCCTATCAACACCTACAAGATGACATCAATCCACCACCTTTGAATGAGGATGGTTTGGTCGTTCGTTGTCGTCGCTGTAGGTCCTATATGAATCCGTTTGTCACATTCATTGATGGAGGGAGGAAATGGAGGTGTAATTTCTGTCGTTTATCGAATGATGTACCAATGCAATTCGATAAAACAACCTCCGGCGTTCCATCAAATCGTTACGAAAGAAACGAGATCAAACATGCTGTCATGGAATATCTAGCTCCAAAAGAGTATACCATGAGACAACCTCCACCTTCTACTTACGCCTTTATTTTAGACGTTTCTCAAAATGCTATCAAAACTGGCCTGTTAGCTACTACTACAAGAACTTTATTAGAGACTTTGGATAATTTACCAAATCATGATGATAGAACAAGAATTTCTATTCTGTGTGTTGATAATTCTATCCATTACTTTGCCATTCCATTAGATGAGGAATCTGACCAGGTCACCATGATGGACGTTTGCGATTTGGATGAGCCTTTTTTCCCAAGACCAAACTCTATGGTTGTCCCATTGAATGCATGCAGGAACAATTTGGAGAAATTACTTAATCAAATTCCTGAGATTTTCCAGTTTAATATAATGAGTAAATTCGCACTAGGACCAGCCTTGAAATCTGCTTTCAATTTAATCAGTGGTATTGGGGGTAAGATTATTGTCGTATCTTCTACTTTACCAAATATTGGAATTGgtaaattacaaaaaagaaatgaaaatggtgTTGTTAATAGCTCAAAAGAGTCGGCACAATTACTTAACTGTCAAGATTCGTTTTATAAAACATTCACGATTGATTGCAGTAAATCTCAGATAACTGTAGATGTCTTTTTAGCCTCTGAGGATTATATGGATGTCGCGTCATTATCTAACTTAGGTCGCTACACTGGTGGTCAAACACATTTCTACCCTGGTTTCTCAGCAACAAAGTTAACAGATGTAACTAAATTTACAAATGAATTTTCGAAGCATTTGTGCATGGACATTTCTTTAGAAACAGTTATGAGAGCCCGTGGTACGACAGGATTAAGAATGAACGCTTTCTTTggtcattttttcaacagatcTTCCGACTTGTGTGCCTTTTCTACCATGCCAAGAGATCAATCCTACGTTTTTGAAGTTACGATGGATGACTCGATTGTTGGTGATTACTGTTGCTTTCAAATCGCTGTTCTGCTATCGCTGAACACCGGCCAACGTAGAATCAGAGTTATTACTGTCAGTTTACCAACTTCAGAGTCCCTACCTGAAGTTTATGCCTCAGCGGATCAACTCGCAATGACAGCTTACTATACACAAAAAGCGGTTGAAAAGGCAGGTTCCAATCTTGAAGACGCTAGAGATTATCTTAACAAAACAGTTCAGGATATATTATCTGTTTACAAGAAAGAGATTGTTGTTTCTAACACGGCAGGGGGTGCACCGCTACGTTTATGTGCCAATTTAAGAATGTTCCCACTTTTGATGCATTCTCTGACCAAGCATATGGCATTCAGGCCAGGAATTGTTCCAAGTGACCACAGAGCCGCGTCGCTGAATAATCTAGAATCAATACCATTGAAATACctaatcaaaaatatttacgCAAAAGTCTACTCTTTGCATGATATGCCTGACGATGTTGGTTTGTTTGACGATAATGGCGAAATTATTCTTCCAAAGCCAATAAATGCATCGGCGTCACTATTCGAAAGGTACGGTCTATACCTTATTGACAATAGTAATGAGTTGTTTCTCTGGATCGGTGGTGATGCTGTCAATGAATTAGTTCTAGATGTTTTCGGTATCGGCGATATTTTCGAAGTACCAATCGGTAAACAAGAGTTGCCGTTTGTTGAAAACTCTGAGTTTAATGAGAGATTAAGAAACATCATTGCCAAAGTAAGAGAACATAATGACGTTATTACGTACCAGTCTCTCTATATTGTCAGAGGCGCTTCTCTAAGTGAGCCTGTCAATCATGCATCTGCGAGAGAAGTGGCTACCCTCAGGTTATGGGCAACGAGTACCTTGGTTGAAGATAAAGTACTCAACAGTGAAAGTTACCGCGAATTTCTACAAAAtacgaaaatgaaaataacgaaataa
- a CDS encoding cytochrome c oxidase subunit IV family protein (similar to Saccharomyces cerevisiae COX5A (YNL052W) and COX5B (YIL111W); ancestral locus Anc_2.258) — translation MLSSFSRVSRIAHSAGLRLASTQALSKAAIGDLASRWESMPPAEQNDIVTKLSERQKLAWKDLSDSEKQAAWYISYGEWGPRRPVHAKGDGSYILKGVVVGLVFSFGLFAFSRQFAQDAPITMNKEWQLKSDEYLKSKNANPWGGYSQVQSK, via the coding sequence ATGTTGAGTTCATTCAGTAGAGTTTCACGAATTGCACACAGCGCTGGTTTGAGATTGGCTTCTACGCAGGCACTTTCAAAGGCCGCCATTGGTGATTTAGCAAGCAGATGGGAGAGCATGCCACCTGCAGAGCAAAACGATATTGTTACAAAGCTTTCAGAGCGTCAAAAACTAGCATGGAAGGATTTATCGGATTCTGAAAAGCAAGCAGCTTGGTATATCTCTTACGGTGAGTGGGGACCAAGAAGACCAGTTCATGCCAAGGGTGATGGTAGTTACATCTTAAAAGGTGTGGTTGTTGGCTTGGTCTTTTCCTTTGGACTCTTTGCCTTTTCTAGACAATTTGCCCAAGATGCACCAATTACAATGAACAAGGAATGGCAATTAAAGTCTGACGAGTATTTGAAATCGAAGAATGCTAATCCATGGGGTGGCTACTCTCAAGTTCAATCGAAATGA
- the COG5 gene encoding Golgi transport complex subunit COG5 (similar to Saccharomyces cerevisiae COG5 (YNL051W); ancestral locus Anc_2.260), with the protein MSGEQLEDFEALLDTDFSAIQFSNDLLKATNGGPSTAELDLGTSIKKINYDIGEINLRIDDTIKTNHNGLMDEVFRVKSLQKTTAAGLKPSLEYLDMSYQRLQNEVLEPHSKAQKLQNVLSKVHQTSSLLRDALVYIHLVSRMQSLLEEQTTLTTERSLQLASIHTQLRLNMEKNANLTSLRLIKKLEAEVALPNKKEVLNFIAVTLSKQCTNYDKSRDNTETVAKLMKSLYGLSKQEYVSTIHKIVLTSIALSAQTLAKTLNSIKTFPTAFEEVVSRGSIIYQLEEIMRKEKVEKFNLLNEFMSQMRPKPLSPTKLFWSRIASNFKKEFDLSYTRGGPVGKSLSRHETMIADTIKQAMSNNAAINSYLDMMLASVSILQND; encoded by the coding sequence ATGAGTGGGGAACAGCTGGAGGATTTCGAGGCCTTGCTGGATACCGATTTTAGTGCCATTCAATTTAGCAATGACCTTCTGAAGGCAACGAATGGTGGACCATCAACAGCAGAACTAGATTTAGGAACTTCGATTAAAAAGATTAACTATGATATAGGCGAAATAAATCTGAGAATTGATGACACGATAAAGACAAATCATAATGGACTTATGGATGAGGTGTTTAGGGTAAAGTCCTTGCAGAAGACAACAGCAGCGGGCCTGAAACCGAGTTTAGAGTATTTGGATATGTCATATCAAAGATTGCAAAATGAGGTTTTGGAACCCCATAGCAAGGCAcagaaacttcaaaatgtGCTTAGCAAGGTACATCAAACCTCTTCTTTATTGCGTGATGCTCTGGTCTATATTCATTTGGTAAGCAGAATGCAATCGCTACTTGAAGAGCAGACCACATTAACTACAGAAAGGTCCTTGCAATTAGCATCGATACATACTCAATTAAGACTCaatatggaaaagaatgCCAATTTGACATCATTAAGATTGATTAAGAAGCTAGAAGCCGAAGTTGCCCTACCAAATAAGAAAGAGGTACTAAATTTCATAGCTGTAACTCTCTCAAAGCAGTGCACGAACTATGACAAATCAAGAGACAATACAGAAACAGTAGCAAAACTTATGAAATCATTATACGGCTTATCCAAGCAAGAATATGTATCAACAATTCATAAAATTGTTTTAACGAGTATAGCTCTTAGCGCACAAACCTTAGCTAAGACGTTGAACTCTATTAAAACATTTCCCACTGCATTCGAGGAAGTTGTCAGTAGGGGATCTATCATATATCAACTAGAAGAAATAATGcggaaagaaaaagtcgaaaaattcaatctACTCAACGAATTCATGTCACAAATGAGACCTAAGCCACTTTCGCCGACCAAACTTTTTTGGAGCAGAATAGCAagtaatttcaaaaaagaatttgacCTTTCTTACACAAGAGGTGGACCTGTTGGTAAGTCTTTATCTAGACATGAAACTATGATAGCGGACACAATAAAACAAGCGATGAGTAATAACGCTGCGATCAACAGCTACCTAGATATGATGCTTGCATCTGTTTCTATATTACAGAACGATTAG